From Micromonospora echinaurantiaca:
GGTTCGACTGGGTGCGGATGATGTCCGGCAGGGCGAGCGCCTCGGCCCGGGGCAGCACCCGGACGGCCACCGACCGGTCGGCCGCCACCTCGGCGTTGACCAGGTCCTCGATCCGGCTCTTGAAGTCCGGTGGCACCTCGGGCAGGTTGAAGTCCATCCGGGCCTCGCCCGGTTCCATGTTGCCGCCGGTGACCAGCGCGCCGAAGTCGCGGAAGACCACCCCGCAGAGCACGTGCAGCCCCGAGTGGGTACGCATCAGCGAGGTACGACGCTGGTCCTCGACCGCGCCGGTGACCGTGGTCCCGGCCGGCGGCAGCGGGTCACCCTCGGCCGGGATCAGCCAGAGGTCGTCGCCCTTGCGGGTGCCGACGATCCGGGTCTGCACCCCCTGCCAGAGCAGTACGCCGTGGTCCGGCGGCTGGCCGCCGCCGCCCGGGTAGAACGCCGAGCGGTCCAGCACGATGCCCTGCTCCGGGTCGGCGTGCAGCACCGTGCACTGCCACTCGCGCAGGGTCGGGTCGGCGAGGTCCAGCCGGTGCGTACGTCCGTGGTGTGTGACGCCCATGACAGGGCAGGTTACTCGTTGAGGAAGGTGGAGATCCGCGTTCGCAGGTCGGCGCGTTCGGTCCAGAGCACGCCGGGCCGGTCGTACACGTGCAGGGTGGCCGCCGGCAGCGCGGCCGCGAGCTGCTCGGCGACCTCCACCGGGTGCAGGTCGTCGCCGGCGCACCCGATCACCAGGGCCGGCGCGGTCACCGCGGCCAGCGCCCCGGCGTCGCGCAGCGGCACCTGCTCGGGCAGGCTGGCCAGCCCCGGTGCGAGCCCGTCGCGCAGCAGCTGGTCCAGTCGCTGGCGCAGGTACGCCCATCCGGCCGGGGTGTTGCGCACGGCCGGGGGCAGCTCCACCGAGACCACCTCGGCGACCGTCGAGGCGTCGCCGCTCTCCACCGCGTCGAGCAGCGCGGTCAGCCGGGCCTGCGCGACCTCGCCGCGCGGCCGGTCGAGCACCGCCGGCAGGAAGAACACCAGCCGCTCGAAGCGCTCCGGGCTCTCGGCGAGCAGCCGGCAGAGCGCGCCCGCGCCGAGGCTCGCGCCGAACGCCCGGGTGGCCCCGCCGAGGTCGGCGACGGCCCGCAGGTCACGGGCGAGGTCCAGATAGCTCCACGGACCGGGCGGCGCGTCGGAGCGACCGTGCCCGCGGAACTGGAAGAA
This genomic window contains:
- a CDS encoding alanyl-tRNA editing protein, with the protein product MGVTHHGRTHRLDLADPTLREWQCTVLHADPEQGIVLDRSAFYPGGGGQPPDHGVLLWQGVQTRIVGTRKGDDLWLIPAEGDPLPPAGTTVTGAVEDQRRTSLMRTHSGLHVLCGVVFRDFGALVTGGNMEPGEARMDFNLPEVPPDFKSRIEDLVNAEVAADRSVAVRVLPRAEALALPDIIRTQSNLIPPDEQEVRIVDIVGLDVQADGGTHVASTAQIGKVQVVKVESKGRANRRVRIRLAD
- a CDS encoding alpha/beta fold hydrolase; translation: MRGFRWPPPPDGGPRTWGPGPGGPRTGRPALPEPETELVATPHGVRLERLVTGAGDPVTVFAHGLGNGIATTRPFGSGVTGRKLFFQFRGHGRSDAPPGPWSYLDLARDLRAVADLGGATRAFGASLGAGALCRLLAESPERFERLVFFLPAVLDRPRGEVAQARLTALLDAVESGDASTVAEVVSVELPPAVRNTPAGWAYLRQRLDQLLRDGLAPGLASLPEQVPLRDAGALAAVTAPALVIGCAGDDLHPVEVAEQLAAALPAATLHVYDRPGVLWTERADLRTRISTFLNE